A window of Bradyrhizobium diazoefficiens genomic DNA:
AGGTTGTCCTGGGGGACATCCTCAATACCGGCTACACGATCGACCCGCGCGTGCAGGGCACGGTAACATTGGTTTCTGTTCGCCCCGTCGCCAAGTCAGACATCGTCTTTGTACTCGAAAATGCGTTGCGGCTCTCGGGCGTCGTGCTGGTCCGCGACACGGCCGGATATCGCCTGACGCCACTTGGCGATGCCGTCGGCTCCGGACAAGTCGACGCGCAGGTCGCCAATGCCGAGCCGGGCTATGGCGTGTCGATCGTGCCGCTACAATATGTGTCGGCACCGACCATACTGAAGCTGATGGACAGCTTTGCCACCAAGCCCGGCATGGTCCGCGCGGATGCAACGCGAAATCTTCTTCTGATTCAGGGCACCGGCGGCGAGCGCCGCACCGCCGTCGAGACCGCGATGAGCTTCGACGTCGACTGGATGCGCGGCCAATCGGTCGGCATCTTCCCGGTCAGCAACAGTGCGCCGGAACCGATCATCTCCGAACTGGAAAAGATCATGGATTCCGGCGAAGCCGGGCTCAGCCAAAGTCTCGTCAAGCTGCAGCCGATCAGCCGGCTCAATGCCATTATGGTCGTCAGCCGGAAGCCCGCGCTTCTGCGCACGGCCGCGACCTGGATTAAACGGCTCGACCAAGCCGATACCGCGCGCACCAGCGTCCACGTTTACCGCATCAAATACGGCGAGGCCCGCCAGATTGCGCGGGTGCTGACGGAGATGTTCGTCGGCGGATCGTCGGCCTCGCTCGAAAGCGCCGACAATCAGCTCGCGCCGGGATCGGGATCAACGACGTCGTCCAGCCCAGCCGACCGCCTGTCGCTGAACGCGAACTCACCCGCTTCAACCGGCGGCTTCGCCGCGCGCCCGTCCACCGGCACGAGTGGGGCGACGACGCAAGGGTTCGGTCAATCGCAGCAGGCGAACGGCAATTCACCCAATGGCAGCGCGCTGGATTCCCGAGGCGCCACGGGCACAGGACAGCCGCTGATGCCAGGCGTACGCATCACGCCAGACACCGTCAACAACACCCTTCTGATCTATGCCGATCAGGGCAGCTACAAGATCATCGAAGCCACCCTGCAGCAGATCGATCGTCCGGCCCTGCAGGTCGCGATCGACGCCACGATCGCGGAAGTCACGCTCAACAACGAGTTAAGCTATGGCGTGCAGATGTTCCTGACCAGCCGCGATTTCGGCCTGCGGGGGGACAAGGGCTCCGTTCTGAACACCCAATCCTCCCGGGCGCCCGGCACGACAACGAGCTCGGTCGCAGGCGCCGTCACCAATGCGTTTATCAACCGCGCCTTTCCCGGGTTCAACTTCCTGGTCGGTTCAGAGGCGCAGCCGAGCGCTATTCTCGATGCGCTGCATTCCGTCACCAGCGTGAAAGTACTGTCCAATCCGTCGCTGGTCGTTATCAACAACCAGGTTGCAACGCTGCAGGTCGGCGATATCGTGCCGATCTCGACCGGCAGCGCCACGGTGCTGACCACGAACAATACAGTCGTCAACACTATCGACTATCGAAACACCGGCATCATTCTCCGCGTATCCCCGCGCATCAACGTCAACGGCAATGTCCGGCTCGATGTCGAGCAGGAGATCAGCAACGTCTCGCCTGCGACCGCTGCGAGTCTGACGCCGACCGTCTCCCAACGCCGGGTCAAGAGCTCGATCTCGGTGGCAACCGGACAGACGGTATTGCTCGCGGGGCTGATCAGCGAGCAGCAGAACGGCGACCGCAACGGCTTTCCGCTGCTGGACCAGATTCCGGGGATCGGCGATGCCTTCTCGCATCAAGGCAAGAAGGGCACGCGCACCGAATTGATCATCTTCATCCGCCCCCAGATCATCCGCGACAGCCTCGACGCTCACCAGGTAGCGGAGGAATTGCGGTCGAAATTGCGGGGCAGCGTGGGAGCGAGCACCGATGATCTGCGGGTCCCGACGGTACGCTAGGGCATTCGGGCTCGTGCGCCCGCGCCGCTTCGCGGCGAGCCTCATCGTTATCGCCTGTTGCTTGACGGGGACGGCTCCGGCGCGTGCCGACGCGCTTGCCCGCGCCAATACAGCTTACGCGCGGGGAGATTATGTCCGTGCGGTAAATCTGTTGATTCCGCTTGCGCTGAATGGCAACCCGAGAGCGCAGGCTTTCCTGGGATTTATGTCGGAGAACGGCTTTGGCGCACCGCAGGCCTATGATGCCGCTGCTGATATGTACTGTCAGGCCGCGCTGCGCGGAAATCCGTTCGCCCAGGCCATGCTCGGCCTGCTCTATGACAAGGGCCACGGCGTGCCGCAGGATTTCGTATTGGCATATAAATGGCTGAACCTTGCCGCCGCGCGGGCGCCGAAACGCGATCGCGATTATTACGTCCGACTGCGCAACGCGGTCGCCTCGAAAATGTCGCAAGATCAGATCGCGGAGGGGCAGCATCTGGCGCTGCGTTTCGCAGCTGGTCGTCCCTGAACCTGCCGTCACATTGCAGAAACGCGACAGGCCTCGATAGATGTTTGGTGAGCGCAACAAACTCGAACCGCAGACAAGCCGCCGGGTGAGCCATCATCGGTTTATATCCCTCCCACAGGTGATGAATGGATAACCACGCGGTCGCAGATCTCTCCTCGCGCGGAATGACGATGCAATCCGATCCCGGCAACAGCGCGATCCATTCCTCGCCTGGCTTTGCGCCGCCCACGACGGACGCCCGGGATCAT
This region includes:
- the gspD gene encoding type II secretion system secretin GspD codes for the protein MVRIGNQSRSRMIARSICVAALIVCAAAVLSSCNFVSVGAPPPAEVDVLDKVRSLDILPRQTQNVNAVQTNAGERSRAAVYEGTIISDVAEVRAQRSTTGNGYDLNFETTPIATVAKVVLGDILNTGYTIDPRVQGTVTLVSVRPVAKSDIVFVLENALRLSGVVLVRDTAGYRLTPLGDAVGSGQVDAQVANAEPGYGVSIVPLQYVSAPTILKLMDSFATKPGMVRADATRNLLLIQGTGGERRTAVETAMSFDVDWMRGQSVGIFPVSNSAPEPIISELEKIMDSGEAGLSQSLVKLQPISRLNAIMVVSRKPALLRTAATWIKRLDQADTARTSVHVYRIKYGEARQIARVLTEMFVGGSSASLESADNQLAPGSGSTTSSSPADRLSLNANSPASTGGFAARPSTGTSGATTQGFGQSQQANGNSPNGSALDSRGATGTGQPLMPGVRITPDTVNNTLLIYADQGSYKIIEATLQQIDRPALQVAIDATIAEVTLNNELSYGVQMFLTSRDFGLRGDKGSVLNTQSSRAPGTTTSSVAGAVTNAFINRAFPGFNFLVGSEAQPSAILDALHSVTSVKVLSNPSLVVINNQVATLQVGDIVPISTGSATVLTTNNTVVNTIDYRNTGIILRVSPRINVNGNVRLDVEQEISNVSPATAASLTPTVSQRRVKSSISVATGQTVLLAGLISEQQNGDRNGFPLLDQIPGIGDAFSHQGKKGTRTELIIFIRPQIIRDSLDAHQVAEELRSKLRGSVGASTDDLRVPTVR
- a CDS encoding tetratricopeptide repeat protein, coding for MICGSRRYARAFGLVRPRRFAASLIVIACCLTGTAPARADALARANTAYARGDYVRAVNLLIPLALNGNPRAQAFLGFMSENGFGAPQAYDAAADMYCQAALRGNPFAQAMLGLLYDKGHGVPQDFVLAYKWLNLAAARAPKRDRDYYVRLRNAVASKMSQDQIAEGQHLALRFAAGRP